One Tolypothrix bouteillei VB521301 DNA window includes the following coding sequences:
- a CDS encoding CHAT domain-containing protein, whose amino-acid sequence MKKLNLTRYSLLAVVTAILCIFSSPVFAKLPPSPPLPHSLASPIALLQQGKVLYDGGRYSEAVQVLQQAAQQYQQQGDAISRAATLSNLSLAYQQLGAWNEAKQAIASSLDILGYTQQDSENKISQNPKSQIQNLPILAQTLDIEGRMQLGMGQLEEALVTWQNAEKVYHQANDKNGVVRSRINQAQALRTQGFYRRAEALLVQVNETLRSQPDSLEKAVGLRSLGDVLQLVGDLDKSNVALQQSLEVAQRIKSAKEISASLFSLGNNARALPQKPQAIAYYQKTVEVAPSPLTKIQAQLNLLDLFVEDKQIANAQNLIPSIQSQLDQLPPSRAAIYARINFAQSLSILDFRFSSLNSQQSQSKINQESQSKTQNPKSKIGENLATAVQQARDLGDKRAEAYALGSLGSLYEQTKQWSESQKLTQQALFLAQTSNAPEITYRWQWQLGRLLKAQGDTKGAIAAYDAAVDTLQSLRSDLVAVNQNVQFTFRDSVEPVYRQSVELLLQSQQGQPDGKILEKARQRIEALQLAELDNFFREACLQGQRVPIDKVVDQDNPTAAILYPIILENKLQVIVKIPKQPLRVYGQQISQPEVEKTLSELRQNLVKPSAIKAFKTKSQQVYNWLIKPIESELQASGVNTLVFVLDGALRNIPPTVLYDGKQYLVEKYAVALSVGLQLFEPKPLVRQHLNALTAGLTEPPPEYSGRFSRLPAIKTELSLITQAGVSTTSLLDREFTSKALEKKVSNVPFNIVHLATHGEFSSRADKTFILASDGPIDVAHFGSILRSRDDIRPEAVQLLVLSACKTAAGDNRAALGLAGAAIKAGARSTVASLWQIDDESTAQFVGAFYRELKNPNISKAEALRRAQLQMLKHPNFNTPSFWSAYVLIGNWL is encoded by the coding sequence ATGAAAAAATTAAATTTAACTCGTTATTCTCTTCTAGCTGTTGTGACAGCTATATTATGTATTTTTAGTTCACCAGTCTTCGCAAAACTCCCCCCATCCCCTCCACTTCCCCACTCTCTTGCCTCCCCGATTGCTTTACTGCAACAGGGGAAAGTACTATACGATGGCGGACGCTATTCTGAAGCAGTGCAAGTTTTGCAGCAAGCAGCACAACAATACCAGCAGCAAGGGGATGCAATCAGTCGTGCGGCTACTTTAAGCAATCTTTCCCTTGCTTACCAACAACTTGGTGCATGGAATGAGGCAAAACAAGCGATCGCAAGTAGTTTAGATATCCTTGGTTACACGCAGCAAGATTCGGAAAACAAAATCAGCCAAAATCCAAAATCTCAAATCCAAAATTTACCAATTCTTGCACAAACCTTGGATATTGAAGGACGCATGCAGTTGGGGATGGGACAACTAGAGGAAGCTTTGGTAACTTGGCAAAATGCAGAAAAAGTTTACCACCAAGCCAATGATAAAAATGGCGTTGTGCGATCGCGCATTAATCAAGCTCAAGCACTCAGAACCCAAGGATTTTATCGTCGTGCAGAGGCTTTACTCGTGCAAGTTAACGAAACATTGCGATCGCAACCAGATTCCTTAGAAAAAGCAGTCGGTTTGCGATCGCTTGGTGATGTTCTCCAACTGGTTGGCGATTTAGATAAATCCAATGTTGCCTTACAACAAAGCTTGGAAGTTGCCCAACGCATTAAATCTGCAAAAGAAATTAGTGCAAGTCTTTTTAGTTTGGGAAACAATGCCCGTGCTTTGCCGCAAAAACCACAAGCAATCGCTTATTACCAAAAAACAGTTGAAGTCGCCCCTTCACCACTCACAAAAATTCAAGCACAACTCAATCTTTTAGACCTATTTGTAGAAGACAAACAAATTGCAAATGCCCAAAATTTAATACCTTCAATTCAATCGCAACTCGACCAACTTCCTCCGAGCCGTGCTGCCATCTACGCCCGAATTAACTTTGCTCAAAGCCTTTCGATTTTAGATTTTAGATTTTCAAGTTTGAATTCCCAACAGTCTCAATCCAAAATTAATCAAGAGTCTCAATCCAAAACCCAAAATCCAAAATCCAAAATTGGCGAGAATCTCGCCACCGCCGTCCAACAAGCCCGCGATTTAGGGGACAAACGTGCAGAAGCCTATGCTTTGGGCAGTTTGGGTAGTTTATACGAACAAACCAAGCAGTGGTCGGAGTCGCAAAAGCTGACCCAGCAAGCATTGTTCCTAGCACAAACAAGCAATGCACCAGAGATTACTTACCGATGGCAATGGCAGTTGGGAAGATTGCTCAAAGCACAAGGAGATACTAAAGGAGCGATCGCTGCTTATGATGCTGCGGTAGACACTCTTCAGTCACTCCGCAGCGATCTTGTAGCCGTTAACCAAAACGTGCAATTTACTTTTCGAGACAGTGTAGAACCTGTCTACAGGCAATCAGTAGAATTGCTCCTGCAATCTCAGCAAGGACAACCCGATGGAAAAATTCTAGAGAAAGCACGTCAGCGCATAGAAGCACTACAGTTGGCAGAACTAGATAACTTCTTTCGGGAAGCTTGTTTGCAAGGACAGAGAGTACCTATTGATAAAGTTGTAGACCAAGATAATCCAACCGCAGCTATTCTCTATCCAATTATTTTGGAAAACAAACTCCAAGTCATCGTAAAAATTCCCAAACAACCCTTGCGAGTCTACGGTCAGCAAATTTCCCAACCAGAAGTGGAAAAAACATTAAGTGAGTTGCGGCAAAATCTGGTCAAACCATCTGCGATTAAAGCATTCAAAACAAAGTCACAACAGGTTTATAATTGGTTAATCAAACCTATAGAGTCAGAATTACAAGCAAGTGGAGTCAATACCCTAGTCTTTGTATTAGACGGAGCTTTGCGAAACATACCACCAACAGTTCTTTATGATGGTAAGCAGTACTTAGTTGAAAAGTACGCCGTTGCCCTCAGCGTGGGTTTACAACTTTTTGAACCCAAACCACTTGTGCGACAGCATCTAAACGCTCTGACAGCGGGACTAACCGAACCACCGCCAGAATATTCCGGTCGGTTTTCACGTTTGCCAGCTATCAAAACAGAATTAAGCTTAATTACCCAAGCTGGTGTATCAACCACTAGCTTGCTAGATCGAGAATTTACTAGCAAAGCTTTAGAAAAAAAGGTCAGTAATGTTCCATTCAATATCGTGCATCTAGCTACCCATGGTGAGTTTAGTTCGCGGGCTGATAAAACCTTTATTTTGGCTTCCGATGGACCAATTGACGTTGCTCATTTTGGTAGTATCCTTCGCAGTCGGGATGATATCAGACCAGAAGCAGTACAACTACTAGTTTTAAGTGCTTGTAAAACAGCCGCCGGAGACAACCGAGCAGCACTCGGTCTTGCTGGGGCTGCTATCAAAGCAGGCGCACGCAGTACAGTCGCTTCTTTATGGCAAATAGATGATGAATCAACAGCCCAATTTGTTGGTGCTTTTTACCGGGAACTCAAAAATCCCAACATCTCAAAAGCCGAAGCTCTCCGCCGCGCCCAGCTGCAAATGTTGAAGCATCCCAACTTTAACACACCCAGCTTTTGGTCAGCTTATGTTTTAATTGGGAATTGGCTGTAA
- a CDS encoding ShlB/FhaC/HecB family hemolysin secretion/activation protein encodes MPRNFRQRLSIYQYCCCLSSVAISCTLLIKSVQAQVANSAQTQNLTPSVSAQVPLPREPQRPINVQPIDPRDIEPPSTQPIPEPPPPEPAPEPPFRLPPPEQLLPPETTPRTPDTTPGDVPQTISVKEFKVTGSTVFSQKEFAEVLKDYINRPITLAELFQARAAITELYVKKGYITSGAYIPTQKLQDGVVEIRVVEGSLEDIKVTGTRRLRPGYVRSRLAIATKKPLNRDRLLQALQLLQLNPLIDNLSAELSAGSRPGVSLLEVRVKEADTFNVQLVLDNGRSPAVGSFRRQIQVSEANLLGFGDSISAIYTNTDGSNAFDFGYTFPINARNGTISFNFGISDSNVIEEPFNILDIQSNSRYYELTLRQPVIQTPTRELAVGLTATRRESEATLNPDNQGEIPFPAFGANEEGETRVTALRFFQEWTQRSSQQVFAVRSQFSLGLDAFDSNSFFAWRGQAQWVRLLAPDTLFLLRGDLQFADRPLVPFEQFGLGGLESVRGYRQDALLTDNGFFASAEVRIPIVRFSRRGSVLQVTPFFDVGTVWNRSGRPSPDAELEENTLASVGFGLRLQLENWLTARIEWGIPLISISGNKDTWQENGLYFSIIANPF; translated from the coding sequence ATGCCCCGTAACTTCCGCCAAAGATTAAGCATCTATCAGTATTGCTGTTGCTTAAGTTCAGTGGCAATTTCTTGCACTTTGTTAATAAAATCTGTACAAGCGCAGGTTGCTAATTCAGCACAAACCCAAAATCTCACTCCCAGTGTTTCTGCCCAAGTTCCCCTTCCACGAGAACCTCAAAGACCCATTAATGTACAACCAATCGACCCACGAGACATCGAACCCCCTTCCACTCAACCTATACCAGAACCCCCACCTCCAGAACCAGCACCAGAACCACCTTTCCGCCTACCGCCCCCTGAACAGTTACTCCCACCGGAAACCACACCGAGAACTCCCGACACCACTCCAGGAGATGTTCCCCAAACCATTAGTGTTAAAGAATTTAAAGTAACAGGTAGCACAGTCTTTAGTCAAAAAGAATTTGCAGAAGTTCTCAAAGACTATATAAATAGACCCATAACCCTAGCAGAACTCTTCCAAGCACGTGCGGCGATTACTGAACTTTATGTTAAAAAAGGTTATATAACATCAGGAGCTTACATTCCCACTCAAAAGCTTCAAGATGGGGTCGTAGAAATACGGGTCGTAGAAGGTTCCTTAGAAGACATCAAAGTAACGGGTACCCGCAGATTGAGACCGGGCTACGTGCGAAGCCGACTTGCTATTGCTACAAAAAAACCCCTCAATCGCGATCGCTTGCTTCAAGCACTACAATTGTTACAACTCAATCCTCTCATTGATAATTTGTCAGCAGAATTATCAGCAGGTTCGCGTCCGGGAGTGAGTTTGTTAGAAGTACGGGTGAAGGAAGCAGACACCTTTAACGTTCAGTTAGTTTTAGATAACGGACGCTCTCCGGCTGTTGGTAGTTTTCGCCGTCAAATTCAAGTCAGCGAAGCCAATCTTTTGGGATTTGGTGATAGCATTAGCGCTATCTATACCAATACTGATGGCAGTAATGCCTTTGACTTTGGTTATACTTTTCCTATCAATGCTCGGAATGGAACTATTTCGTTCAATTTTGGTATTTCTGATAGCAACGTCATAGAAGAACCTTTTAATATCCTTGACATTCAATCCAATTCCCGTTATTACGAATTAACCCTACGACAACCCGTAATCCAAACTCCAACTCGCGAACTTGCTGTAGGTTTAACAGCAACTCGCCGGGAAAGTGAAGCTACCTTAAACCCGGACAATCAAGGGGAAATCCCCTTTCCAGCGTTTGGTGCAAATGAAGAGGGCGAAACTCGAGTAACCGCCTTACGTTTTTTCCAAGAATGGACTCAACGCAGCAGCCAACAGGTATTTGCCGTGCGTTCTCAGTTCAGTTTGGGACTTGATGCTTTCGATTCCAATAGTTTCTTTGCTTGGAGAGGACAAGCACAGTGGGTGCGGCTGCTAGCACCCGATACTCTCTTTCTCTTACGAGGAGATTTGCAATTTGCAGATCGACCCCTAGTTCCATTTGAGCAATTTGGCTTGGGTGGCTTGGAAAGTGTTAGAGGTTACCGCCAAGATGCGCTGCTTACAGATAATGGCTTCTTTGCTTCTGCTGAAGTCCGCATTCCCATTGTACGGTTTTCGCGGCGTGGTAGCGTTTTACAAGTGACGCCTTTCTTTGATGTAGGTACTGTTTGGAACCGTTCCGGTAGACCCAGCCCAGATGCCGAACTAGAAGAAAATACACTCGCCTCTGTTGGATTTGGGCTGCGCTTGCAATTAGAAAACTGGCTGACAGCACGCATAGAGTGGGGTATTCCGTTAATTTCAATTTCTGGAAATAAGGACACTTGGCAAGAAAACGGTTTATATTTTTCCATTATTGCTAATCCCTTTTAA
- a CDS encoding filamentous hemagglutinin N-terminal domain-containing protein: MIFFRFVFCVSSSLCIFYLAATSRTQAQVVEDVTLPNSSVVTQNGTVEIITGGTQAGSNLFHSFKQFSILTGNTASFRHAPGIANIISRVTGSSVSNINGLIEVLQTDGNPSSANLFLLNPNGIIFGPKASLNLGGSFVSSTANSIKFTDGSEFSAVNPENALPLLTVSVPFGLQFGNNPASIVNQSQAEDANGVPVGLVVQTGKTLALVGGEVELPGGYLTAPDGRIELGSVASSGLVSFTPTATSFALGYEKIQNFGDISLAQEATVDVSGNEGGDVAVMSKNLRVQGGSQIVSVAFAEGKGGMLSVTATEAVELIGTSDDGTFSSALFSEVAEDSGGFGNNLALTSKQLIIRDGARISSSTFGQGQGGNVTVNATTIEVSGFVSTRRDAVSSISAATQGLGHAGSVIINTQQLLLQQGGQIFSSTAGSGQGGNLTINASDSITAIGTSRINKNSGRSSGLLTQTDGGGTAGQLKLETGQLRVLNGAQISTISFNSGSAGNLLAKASTVELAGIALTRDGQVIATDTNPVIPSGLFASADRNSTGNAANLTIETQRLSLRDGAIVQTSTLGRGDAGNLIILASDSIEVTGTAKGGLFPTSILAASGGVTGSGFVGFPEATGKGGNVSIQTGNLTVRDGAQVAVSSLNPTSNAKGAGNLQIQANNIFLDNQGKFNAETASGDGGDIVLQVQKLLLLRNGSQISTSAGTAEQGGDGGNININAKDGFIVAVPGENSDITANAYSGSGGKINITAAGMYGMVQRNRQDLVKLLNPKNASEINPNLLSTNDITAISQTNPNFNGDTSVNTPDTEPLELVPLPVNLVDASQKVATGCTPGNRQARSSFTTIGRGGVAPSPTEPLTQEATIANWIALDPAMGNPLSSKESLQTSNNRHNSFLKNSDSHKIVEAQGWIVDKNGNVILVAQAPPRESSVPLSLLCHAP, encoded by the coding sequence ATGATATTTTTTCGTTTTGTGTTTTGCGTTTCTAGCAGTCTGTGTATCTTCTACTTAGCAGCAACATCCCGAACACAAGCACAAGTTGTTGAGGATGTAACTCTGCCCAATTCCTCTGTTGTTACACAAAATGGTACAGTCGAGATTATTACGGGCGGTACACAGGCAGGAAGCAATTTATTTCACAGCTTTAAACAGTTTTCTATCCTTACTGGTAACACTGCTTCTTTTCGTCACGCTCCGGGGATTGCCAATATTATTTCTCGTGTAACTGGCTCGTCTGTATCTAACATCAACGGTTTAATTGAAGTCTTACAAACGGATGGTAATCCTAGTTCTGCTAACCTGTTTCTTCTCAATCCCAATGGCATTATTTTTGGCCCCAAAGCGTCGCTCAATCTTGGTGGATCGTTTGTCAGTAGTACAGCCAATAGCATCAAATTTACAGATGGCAGTGAGTTCAGTGCAGTTAACCCAGAAAACGCTCTACCTTTGCTAACAGTCAGCGTGCCTTTTGGCTTACAGTTTGGTAATAATCCAGCTTCTATTGTCAATCAGTCACAGGCTGAGGATGCTAATGGTGTCCCTGTTGGTCTCGTCGTACAGACAGGGAAAACATTAGCACTTGTGGGTGGGGAGGTAGAGTTGCCAGGAGGTTACTTAACAGCACCTGATGGTCGTATCGAATTAGGGAGTGTTGCCAGTTCTGGCTTAGTTAGCTTCACTCCAACAGCTACAAGTTTTGCTTTGGGTTATGAAAAAATACAAAACTTTGGAGATATCAGTCTTGCTCAAGAGGCAACAGTAGATGTGAGTGGTAATGAAGGTGGTGATGTTGCAGTCATGTCTAAGAACTTAAGGGTTCAAGGTGGGTCGCAAATTGTATCTGTTGCTTTTGCCGAGGGCAAAGGAGGGATGTTGAGTGTAACTGCAACAGAAGCTGTAGAGTTAATAGGTACTTCAGATGACGGTACTTTTTCCAGTGCCTTGTTTAGTGAGGTTGCAGAAGACTCTGGAGGATTTGGAAATAATTTGGCACTTACTAGCAAGCAGTTAATTATTCGGGATGGCGCGCGGATATCTTCCAGCACATTTGGTCAGGGACAAGGTGGAAACGTAACTGTCAATGCCACTACCATAGAAGTGAGCGGCTTTGTCAGTACTCGTCGTGATGCTGTTAGTAGTATATCGGCTGCAACTCAGGGACTTGGTCATGCTGGCAGCGTAATAATAAACACTCAGCAATTGCTTCTTCAACAGGGAGGACAAATCTTTTCCTCCACTGCTGGGTCTGGTCAAGGAGGTAACTTAACAATAAATGCTTCAGATTCTATAACTGCAATAGGTACCTCTAGAATTAACAAAAACAGCGGTAGGAGCAGTGGATTACTTACTCAAACAGATGGGGGCGGAACTGCTGGACAGTTAAAGCTTGAGACAGGTCAATTGCGTGTCCTTAATGGTGCCCAAATTAGCACTATTTCATTTAATAGTGGCTCGGCAGGAAACCTGTTGGCAAAAGCTTCCACTGTGGAATTGGCTGGTATTGCCCTCACTCGAGATGGTCAAGTCATTGCAACTGACACAAATCCTGTCATTCCCAGTGGTTTATTCGCTAGTGCCGATCGCAACTCAACTGGCAATGCAGCAAACTTAACCATTGAAACCCAGCGTTTAAGCCTGCGAGATGGTGCTATTGTGCAAACTTCTACCTTAGGCAGAGGTGACGCAGGAAATCTGATTATTCTTGCTTCCGATTCCATAGAAGTTACTGGCACTGCAAAGGGAGGACTGTTTCCTACGAGTATACTTGCTGCTTCCGGAGGCGTAACCGGATCGGGCTTTGTCGGATTTCCTGAAGCCACTGGTAAGGGAGGGAATGTGAGTATTCAAACTGGCAATTTGACGGTTCGGGATGGGGCGCAAGTGGCAGTCAGCAGTCTTAATCCTACCAGCAACGCTAAAGGTGCGGGCAATCTCCAAATTCAAGCTAATAATATCTTTCTAGATAATCAAGGTAAATTCAACGCCGAAACAGCATCCGGTGATGGTGGCGATATCGTTCTGCAAGTGCAAAAATTGCTACTCCTGCGTAATGGCAGTCAAATCTCTACAAGTGCGGGTACTGCTGAACAAGGTGGTGATGGTGGCAATATTAATATCAATGCAAAAGATGGCTTTATTGTAGCTGTCCCTGGCGAAAATAGCGACATCACCGCCAATGCCTATAGCGGGAGTGGGGGAAAAATCAACATAACCGCTGCGGGTATGTATGGTATGGTGCAGCGCAATCGCCAAGATTTGGTTAAGCTACTCAATCCCAAAAACGCAAGTGAAATTAACCCCAATTTGCTTTCAACAAACGATATCACCGCCATTTCCCAAACAAACCCAAATTTCAACGGTGACACAAGTGTTAACACACCCGATACAGAACCCCTTGAGTTAGTTCCCCTACCTGTTAACTTAGTTGATGCATCTCAAAAAGTTGCTACAGGTTGCACCCCAGGAAACAGACAAGCACGCAGTTCTTTTACTACCATCGGACGCGGAGGGGTAGCGCCGAGCCCCACAGAACCACTGACACAAGAAGCAACGATCGCAAACTGGATCGCTCTCGACCCAGCTATGGGAAATCCCTTAAGTTCAAAGGAATCTTTACAAACAAGCAACAATCGTCACAATTCCTTTCTTAAAAACTCTGATTCCCATAAAATTGTCGAAGCACAGGGGTGGATTGTCGATAAAAACGGCAATGTTATCCTTGTTGCTCAAGCACCACCGCGTGAATCTTCTGTTCCCCTATCACTATTGTGTCATGCCCCGTAA
- a CDS encoding calcium-binding protein, translating to MPRINRDEIWGKEGNPGPGAPADFEIPFDSDNIELDSSGNANVPIKIYNDQKNDGDNIFLLTINEPTNPASGFSQEIYEFKEADGIPLSADGSAQLSNDKGFGIGLTTKSSIQTAYVVILDDEKPSRKTQGDSQNNTINLKGVNNNDTSDDTVYAGAGDDTVDAGQGDDIVLGQQGNDIIRGQEGKDALFGGDGNDTLDGGADNDKIYGESGNDYLIGGDGNDYLDGGFGADTLQGGTGNDIYVVDNTGDKIIDSPGTGIETVQASVDWTLSSGLDNLNLIGSAIKGIGNNLNNKIEGNDKNNYLNGAEGDDKLDGSSGDDTLVGGDGNDILDGGWGADTLEGGTGNDIYIVDDLNDKIIDSPGTGIETVKAKISWTLGSGLDNLNLNQYADGFADSDKSNLNGTGNNLNNTITGNGGDNILTGLEGNDTLNGGSGNDTLIGGAGNNTLTGGIGADKFVFNSKFEGIDIIQDFNRSEGDKIQIFSGFGAISTNQFIYNSSTGALSFDASPFDSVAAIQFASLKPGTSFIASSDIIF from the coding sequence ATGCCAAGAATAAACAGGGATGAAATATGGGGTAAGGAAGGGAATCCAGGACCAGGTGCTCCCGCAGATTTTGAAATTCCTTTTGATTCCGACAATATTGAGCTCGATAGCAGTGGTAACGCGAATGTTCCTATCAAGATATACAACGACCAAAAAAATGATGGGGACAATATCTTTTTATTGACAATTAATGAACCAACCAATCCTGCTTCTGGTTTTAGCCAAGAAATCTACGAATTTAAAGAAGCGGATGGAATTCCTTTATCTGCTGATGGATCGGCACAATTATCCAATGACAAAGGTTTTGGGATAGGACTAACAACAAAATCTTCAATTCAGACCGCTTACGTTGTCATTCTAGATGATGAGAAGCCAAGCCGGAAGACACAAGGAGATAGTCAGAATAACACAATTAATTTAAAAGGTGTAAATAATAACGACACCAGTGATGACACGGTTTATGCTGGAGCTGGAGACGATACTGTAGATGCGGGTCAAGGGGACGATATCGTCCTTGGTCAACAGGGCAACGATATAATCCGAGGACAGGAAGGCAAAGATGCGCTGTTTGGCGGTGATGGCAATGATACTCTAGATGGTGGAGCTGACAACGATAAAATATATGGCGAATCCGGTAACGATTACCTAATTGGTGGAGATGGAAATGATTATTTAGATGGCGGGTTCGGCGCTGATACCTTACAGGGAGGTACAGGTAATGATATTTACGTGGTTGATAATACAGGCGACAAAATTATTGATTCACCAGGTACTGGAATAGAGACAGTTCAAGCTTCTGTTGACTGGACACTAAGTTCAGGGCTGGATAATCTAAATCTTATTGGCTCTGCTATCAAGGGGATTGGTAACAATCTCAATAACAAAATTGAGGGGAATGATAAAAACAATTACTTGAATGGGGCAGAAGGAGACGACAAATTAGATGGCAGTAGTGGTGATGACACTTTAGTTGGAGGAGACGGTAACGACATACTAGATGGTGGATGGGGTGCTGATACCTTAGAGGGCGGTACAGGTAATGATATCTACATTGTTGACGACCTGAACGACAAAATTATTGACTCACCAGGTACTGGAATAGAGACTGTCAAAGCAAAGATTTCTTGGACACTGGGGTCGGGACTAGATAACCTAAATCTTAATCAATATGCTGATGGCTTTGCAGATAGTGACAAGAGCAACCTCAATGGTACTGGCAACAATCTGAATAACACTATTACTGGTAATGGAGGCGATAACATCTTAACAGGGTTAGAAGGAAACGATACCCTGAACGGTGGAAGTGGTAATGATACGTTAATTGGAGGAGCAGGAAATAACACCCTAACAGGTGGAATTGGTGCAGATAAGTTCGTCTTCAATTCCAAGTTTGAAGGTATTGATATCATTCAAGATTTCAATAGGAGTGAGGGCGATAAAATACAAATTTTCTCTGGTTTCGGCGCTATCTCTACTAATCAATTTATTTACAACAGTAGCACTGGAGCATTATCTTTTGATGCTTCTCCTTTTGATAGCGTGGCGGCCATTCAGTTTGCTTCTCTCAAACCAGGGACTAGTTTCATTGCTAGTAGTGACATTATCTTTTAA